A region from the Wansuia hejianensis genome encodes:
- a CDS encoding aminotransferase class I/II-fold pyridoxal phosphate-dependent enzyme, with the protein MREKLSRKVLNIKPSGIRKFFDVANEIPDVISLGVGEPDFDTPWHIREEGIRALKNGKTFYTSNSGLMELRQEISNYTKRKTGISYDPASEIFLTVGGSEAIDAAFRALLNPGDEVAYIEPSFVSYLPCVVMADGVPVPIELKEENAFRLQREELEAVLTERTKVLMISYPNNPTGAIMEREDLEAIAEVVKEHDLLVLSDEIYSELTYKEPHVSIASLPDMKERTIVINGFSKAFAMTGWRLGYAMGNAEIIEQMVKIHQFGIMSAPTVSQYAAIDALKNSEEDVRAMRDSYNQRRRFLMNFFRNVGLPCFEPYGAFYVFPNISEFGMSSEEFATELLREEKVAVVPGDAFGACGEGYIRVSYAYSIEELKRATKRLEHFILNLRKKRK; encoded by the coding sequence ATGAGAGAGAAACTATCCAGAAAAGTATTAAATATCAAGCCGTCAGGCATCCGTAAATTTTTTGATGTGGCGAATGAGATTCCTGACGTAATTTCTCTGGGGGTAGGAGAACCGGATTTTGATACCCCCTGGCACATCAGGGAGGAAGGAATTAGAGCGCTGAAGAACGGCAAGACCTTTTACACCTCCAATTCAGGCCTAATGGAGCTGCGTCAGGAAATCAGTAACTATACGAAAAGGAAGACGGGAATCAGTTATGACCCGGCCAGTGAGATCTTCCTGACAGTGGGAGGAAGTGAGGCGATTGACGCCGCGTTCCGGGCACTGCTGAATCCCGGAGATGAGGTTGCCTATATAGAGCCTAGCTTCGTGTCCTATCTGCCCTGCGTCGTCATGGCCGACGGTGTTCCAGTGCCCATTGAGCTGAAGGAGGAAAATGCCTTCCGGCTTCAGAGAGAAGAGCTGGAAGCGGTGCTGACGGAGAGGACAAAGGTTCTGATGATTTCTTATCCAAACAATCCCACGGGAGCGATTATGGAGCGTGAGGATCTGGAAGCGATAGCAGAGGTGGTGAAAGAACACGATCTGCTGGTTCTCTCAGATGAGATTTACAGCGAGCTGACTTACAAAGAGCCTCATGTGAGCATTGCATCTCTTCCGGATATGAAGGAACGGACAATCGTCATCAACGGATTTTCAAAGGCATTTGCCATGACCGGCTGGAGGCTGGGATATGCGATGGGCAATGCGGAAATCATTGAACAGATGGTGAAGATCCATCAGTTCGGGATCATGTCTGCGCCCACAGTGAGCCAGTATGCGGCTATCGACGCTTTGAAGAATTCAGAAGAGGATGTGCGGGCCATGCGGGATTCTTATAACCAGCGCAGGCGTTTCCTGATGAATTTTTTCCGGAACGTCGGACTGCCATGCTTTGAGCCTTACGGAGCCTTTTACGTATTTCCGAATATCAGTGAATTTGGCATGAGCTCCGAGGAGTTTGCGACTGAGCTGCTCAGGGAGGAGAAGGTAGCAGTTGTCCCGGGCGATGCTTTTGGCGCCTGTGGAGAAGGATATATCCGGGTATCCTACGCGTATTCTATTGAAGAACTGAAGCGCGCTACCAAGCGGCTGGAGCATTTTATTCTGAACCTGAGGAAAAAAAGAAAATAA
- a CDS encoding heavy-metal-associated domain-containing protein, which produces MIKITIQIDGMQCGMCEAHINDVMRREFPVKKVSSSHAKGQTVIITEDEIDDQRLKEAVEKTGYEVIAVKREPYEKRGLFSVRHK; this is translated from the coding sequence ATGATAAAGATCACGATACAGATAGATGGAATGCAGTGCGGGATGTGTGAAGCCCATATAAATGATGTGATGAGAAGAGAGTTTCCGGTGAAAAAGGTAAGTTCCTCTCATGCCAAAGGGCAGACAGTCATTATCACAGAAGATGAGATTGACGACCAGAGGCTGAAAGAGGCCGTCGAAAAGACAGGTTATGAAGTAATAGCAGTCAAACGGGAACCCTATGAGAAAAGGGGGCTTTTCTCTGTCAGGCATAAATAA
- a CDS encoding D-isomer specific 2-hydroxyacid dehydrogenase family protein: protein MKLAVYSCRTDERPLFEKYAAQYQIRLALTSEAPSLENASLTEGCQAVCVITTAVPPEIIDIWHSYGVKVISTRTVGYEHVDYKYAASLGIAVSNVSYTPHTVAEYTVMAILMVIRRMKTILIRYIGQDYSLDNIRGRELCHMTVGVVGTGRIGEAVVENLSGFGCKILANNLVEKESVKKLATYTDMDTIWNECDLITFHVPATADTWHMVNADTLSRMKDGVILINMARGSLIDTTALIEALENHKVAAAALDVLEDESHIYYKDFKYTPVAHHEMAILNSMPNVLLTPHTAFFTDEAVSDMIEYSMTSCLATVRGDKNPFQIN from the coding sequence ATGAAATTAGCAGTTTACAGCTGCCGCACTGATGAGCGTCCGCTGTTTGAAAAATACGCGGCGCAATATCAAATCAGGCTTGCTCTGACCTCGGAAGCACCTTCCCTGGAAAACGCTTCCCTGACGGAAGGCTGCCAGGCAGTCTGTGTCATCACAACTGCCGTTCCGCCGGAAATCATAGATATCTGGCACAGTTACGGCGTTAAAGTAATCTCTACCCGGACTGTCGGCTATGAACATGTAGATTACAAGTACGCGGCCAGCCTGGGAATCGCCGTATCCAACGTGAGCTATACTCCCCACACCGTGGCAGAATACACCGTCATGGCCATACTCATGGTTATTCGCCGGATGAAAACGATCTTAATCCGCTATATCGGGCAGGATTATTCTCTGGACAATATCCGCGGAAGAGAGCTGTGCCATATGACAGTCGGCGTCGTAGGTACCGGGCGAATCGGAGAGGCGGTCGTAGAAAATCTCAGCGGTTTTGGCTGTAAAATCCTCGCCAATAATCTGGTTGAAAAAGAATCTGTAAAAAAACTTGCGACTTATACAGATATGGACACCATCTGGAATGAATGTGACCTGATTACCTTCCACGTTCCGGCAACTGCGGATACCTGGCACATGGTCAATGCAGATACCCTCAGCCGCATGAAGGACGGGGTCATCCTGATCAATATGGCACGCGGCTCCCTCATTGATACCACTGCTCTGATTGAAGCACTGGAAAATCACAAGGTAGCCGCTGCAGCACTCGACGTTCTGGAAGACGAAAGCCATATTTATTATAAAGATTTCAAGTATACCCCCGTAGCCCATCATGAAATGGCAATATTAAATTCCATGCCGAATGTTCTGCTGACTCCTCACACTGCCTTTTTTACCGACGAGGCCGTCAGTGACATGATCGAATATTCAATGACCAGCTGTCTGGCCACCGTACGCGGAGACAAAAACCCTTTTCAGATCAACTGA
- a CDS encoding SLC13 family permease, which produces MDKAVVALIILAVVIVFLILEFVPSAATVICGCVAMVIFGVCDVETVAGGLSNDLVLIIFGMGIIGAAVQASGAAEFVGKTVARLARGNERLMIVGLALIAAAFSAFMNSTIVSAMMLTICMGVASGNSSTRLRNLSMPVIIGTIMGGTCTVVGAAPQIFASGYLAEAEGISLGFFSTTLIGIPVLLAGLLYMAFIGYPLGRRIWGGRPEEEIERQAGEPGQKLFKKADFWKTVAILSLVVGLSVSRVCSVGSAAVLGGMLCILTGVITQKEAFRQMSWNTLFWMAGSMGITAALTASGANELAAGALKRLLRGFLDPWILLALVTLAAMAVSIFIADVTTVIIMLPIVLSVISGMGLNPVPYTMGVVFGASIGFATPLSNGFLGMAMSSGYRFKDYIWYGLPVSILSYLVCIVMIPVVYPLM; this is translated from the coding sequence ATGGATAAAGCGGTTGTGGCTCTCATTATCCTGGCAGTAGTCATTGTGTTTTTAATATTGGAATTTGTACCAAGCGCGGCTACGGTAATCTGTGGCTGTGTGGCTATGGTGATCTTTGGCGTCTGTGATGTGGAAACCGTTGCAGGCGGGCTGAGCAACGATCTGGTACTGATTATTTTCGGTATGGGCATCATCGGAGCGGCCGTGCAGGCGTCCGGCGCTGCGGAATTTGTCGGGAAGACAGTGGCCAGGCTTGCAAGGGGCAATGAGAGACTCATGATAGTGGGATTGGCATTGATTGCAGCCGCTTTCTCGGCATTCATGAACAGTACCATTGTCAGTGCTATGATGCTGACAATCTGTATGGGGGTTGCATCGGGAAATTCATCCACCCGCCTGCGTAATCTTTCTATGCCTGTGATCATCGGTACGATCATGGGCGGGACCTGCACAGTGGTGGGAGCGGCGCCACAGATTTTCGCCTCTGGCTATCTGGCGGAAGCGGAGGGCATAAGTCTGGGATTTTTTTCCACAACCCTGATTGGCATTCCGGTGCTTCTTGCAGGTTTGCTGTACATGGCATTTATCGGATATCCCCTGGGGCGGAGAATATGGGGCGGACGTCCGGAGGAGGAAATAGAGCGGCAGGCCGGAGAACCTGGACAGAAGCTTTTTAAAAAAGCAGACTTTTGGAAGACGGTTGCCATACTCAGCCTTGTGGTGGGACTGTCAGTAAGCAGAGTTTGTTCCGTTGGAAGCGCGGCTGTCCTGGGAGGGATGCTGTGTATCCTGACGGGTGTGATTACTCAAAAGGAAGCATTCCGACAGATGAGCTGGAATACATTGTTCTGGATGGCCGGAAGCATGGGAATTACAGCCGCTTTGACGGCCAGCGGCGCGAATGAATTGGCGGCCGGCGCTTTGAAACGGCTGCTGAGGGGCTTTCTTGACCCCTGGATTCTGCTGGCTCTAGTCACCTTGGCCGCAATGGCAGTGAGTATTTTCATCGCGGATGTCACTACGGTTATCATTATGCTTCCGATTGTATTGTCAGTCATATCTGGAATGGGACTAAATCCGGTGCCCTATACCATGGGGGTTGTTTTCGGGGCTTCCATAGGGTTCGCTACGCCGTTGTCCAACGGATTTTTGGGGATGGCAATGTCATCGGGTTATCGGTTTAAAGATTATATCTGGTATGGGCTTCCGGTCAGTATCCTCAGCTATCTCGTATGTATCGTGATGATACCGGTGGTATACCCTCTGATGTGA
- a CDS encoding Lrp/AsnC family transcriptional regulator, which translates to MREQLLKIIETNALLGTEDLAVMLGTDEADVQDTIHELEERHIICGYRTLINWGREKEDDITALIELRVTPQGGEGYEKIAAQISAYPQVESLYLLSGSYDFLVTVRGKTLKEVAMFVSEKLASMHEVQSTTTHFTLTKYKELGVMLDGSKRDERMVITP; encoded by the coding sequence ATGCGGGAACAATTATTGAAGATTATAGAAACAAACGCCCTTTTGGGCACGGAGGACCTGGCGGTGATGCTGGGTACGGATGAGGCGGATGTCCAGGATACCATTCATGAGCTGGAAGAAAGGCATATTATCTGCGGCTACCGGACTCTGATCAACTGGGGAAGAGAAAAAGAAGATGATATCACAGCTTTGATCGAACTGAGAGTCACTCCCCAGGGAGGTGAAGGATATGAGAAGATCGCTGCGCAGATTTCAGCCTATCCGCAGGTGGAGTCACTCTATCTGCTGTCCGGTTCTTATGATTTTCTGGTGACGGTGCGGGGAAAGACGCTGAAGGAAGTGGCGATGTTCGTTTCTGAAAAGCTGGCTTCCATGCATGAAGTGCAGAGCACGACCACACACTTTACCCTGACAAAGTATAAGGAGCTGGGCGTTATGCTGGATGGTTCTAAAAGAGATGAAAGAATGGTGATCACACCATGA
- a CDS encoding PucR family transcriptional regulator has translation MLLSICNLFDWLSRKGYNVRSDIHTGPPILSGVRLLNNYYPEQDQDDVAFIGPSEDFMNSPSPGTIVCCKNDIIYIDEIDTELIFNECIRAFEFFNQWEIALLEAVIQDSNLNTFITLGHQVFQSPMFISGANGQTYAITSQYDPSIHPIWKQRLENGNLSFDFINQYHEGDYFQEMYSSTYPQISVSPIWGGEILFSNLRTRNERIGSVIIYEYGHKFHQGDVHLLHVYAKIIEKALALHPTQYFSLSELENLAFHLLDEKDTNWETAYNTLRAYRWKYDHRFLVICSSSPSGIDSVIIGRLRDIIKSKYNGICTVLYDGNLLVIINLNLRNDYHTVISDMQTLTKNKLIFGISYPFLDFANLKLYYQQALLSMQTAKSQKKTLMDFEEIFSSALRKNLPTNSGLSAMVHPDILLLLSMDRKNSTDYATTLYVYLLCGCNSRETARILSIHRNTLLYRMDKIRTFCTLSLDNLQNRQILFISLVFSGFFLN, from the coding sequence ATGTTATTAAGTATCTGCAATCTGTTTGACTGGTTGAGCAGGAAAGGATATAATGTCCGATCCGACATCCATACCGGGCCGCCCATATTAAGCGGCGTCCGCCTGCTGAACAATTATTATCCGGAACAGGATCAGGACGATGTGGCCTTTATTGGCCCATCAGAGGATTTTATGAATTCTCCTTCACCAGGCACTATCGTCTGCTGCAAAAATGATATTATCTATATCGACGAGATCGACACGGAACTGATCTTTAATGAATGTATCCGCGCCTTTGAATTTTTCAATCAATGGGAAATCGCTTTGCTGGAAGCTGTGATTCAGGACAGCAATTTAAACACCTTCATCACCCTGGGACATCAGGTTTTTCAGTCGCCCATGTTCATAAGCGGCGCTAACGGCCAGACCTATGCCATCACTTCTCAGTATGACCCCAGCATCCATCCGATCTGGAAACAACGTCTGGAGAACGGGAATTTATCCTTTGACTTCATCAACCAGTACCATGAAGGCGATTATTTTCAGGAAATGTATTCAAGCACTTACCCCCAGATATCCGTCTCGCCGATCTGGGGAGGGGAAATATTATTTTCTAACCTGCGGACCAGGAATGAACGGATAGGCTCCGTCATTATCTATGAATACGGCCACAAATTTCATCAGGGCGATGTCCATCTTCTTCATGTTTACGCAAAAATCATCGAGAAAGCGCTGGCCCTGCATCCTACTCAGTATTTCTCTCTGTCAGAGCTGGAGAATCTGGCGTTCCATCTGCTGGATGAAAAAGACACAAACTGGGAAACTGCCTACAATACACTGCGCGCCTATCGCTGGAAATACGACCACCGCTTTCTGGTCATCTGCTCCAGTTCCCCTTCGGGCATTGATTCCGTAATTATCGGGCGCCTGCGTGATATCATCAAGAGTAAATATAATGGTATCTGTACCGTCCTGTATGACGGCAACCTTCTGGTTATCATTAATCTGAACCTGAGGAATGACTACCATACAGTCATATCAGATATGCAGACACTGACCAAAAACAAGTTGATCTTTGGTATCAGTTATCCTTTTTTGGATTTTGCCAACCTCAAACTTTATTACCAACAGGCACTGCTTTCCATGCAGACAGCCAAATCACAGAAGAAAACTCTCATGGACTTTGAAGAAATATTTTCCTCCGCCCTCCGTAAAAACCTGCCAACCAATTCAGGATTATCCGCCATGGTGCATCCTGATATCCTGCTGCTCTTGTCCATGGACAGAAAAAACTCTACTGATTATGCCACGACCTTGTATGTATATCTGCTCTGCGGATGCAATTCCAGAGAAACAGCCAGAATTCTGTCTATACACCGCAACACACTTTTGTATCGGATGGACAAAATCCGTACATTTTGCACATTATCCCTGGACAACTTGCAAAACAGACAAATTTTATTCATTTCTCTTGTATTTTCAGGCTTTTTCTTAAATTAA
- a CDS encoding arylamine N-acetyltransferase family protein codes for MKRQKRFFTDTYEKLPDTGKYLERIGCTEKITLDLKGLDSLIYAHQLSVPYENTDIYEYGLPIRLEADALSRKIIEERRGGYCFELNGLFFSLLYTLGFDAYPCSCRVMKNSGSLAPIRHRGTIVRLDKQLYYCDVGYGGRMYPGAVLIREKNRQERMGEEFWMEQYDESWWMLKRKETREGNEEGFCELMVGTFQNSPLDYCALNEFCWNSPDSPFRRHLRAHIRTETGYCGLIDRKLTTIREGREEIRILDSELEIAKALELHFHLPVRRDTKRNSFSI; via the coding sequence ATGAAAAGACAGAAAAGATTTTTTACAGACACTTATGAAAAACTGCCGGATACCGGAAAATACCTGGAGCGGATTGGCTGCACGGAGAAAATTACTCTGGATCTCAAAGGGTTAGATTCGCTGATCTATGCCCATCAGCTGTCAGTTCCTTATGAAAATACAGATATCTATGAATATGGACTTCCCATCCGTCTGGAAGCAGACGCACTCAGTCGGAAAATTATAGAAGAAAGGCGGGGAGGTTATTGCTTTGAGCTGAACGGTTTGTTCTTCTCACTGCTGTACACGCTGGGATTTGACGCCTATCCCTGCTCCTGCCGCGTCATGAAAAATTCCGGCAGTCTGGCGCCTATCCGACACAGGGGCACCATTGTCCGGCTGGATAAACAGTTATATTATTGTGACGTGGGATATGGAGGAAGGATGTATCCGGGCGCGGTTCTGATCCGGGAGAAGAACCGCCAGGAACGGATGGGAGAGGAATTCTGGATGGAGCAGTATGATGAATCCTGGTGGATGCTGAAGAGAAAGGAAACAAGGGAAGGGAATGAAGAGGGGTTCTGTGAACTGATGGTGGGAACTTTTCAGAACTCGCCATTGGATTATTGTGCGCTGAATGAATTCTGCTGGAACAGCCCTGATTCGCCTTTCCGCAGACACTTGAGGGCCCATATCAGGACGGAGACAGGCTACTGCGGTCTGATCGACAGGAAACTGACCACGATCCGTGAAGGGCGCGAAGAAATCCGCATTCTGGACAGTGAACTGGAAATTGCAAAGGCCCTGGAACTGCATTTTCACCTTCCTGTACGCCGTGACACAAAAAGAAATAGCTTTTCAATATAA
- a CDS encoding uroporphyrinogen decarboxylase family protein produces the protein MLTEKENYMMAVNGEIPEWIPRHRVPGPGGRPPATTVLTPSILKEKRTFEGGFDVWGVEYVTTRETGWMALPKPNQFILKDIRRWREVIKAPDLSGVDWEAMAKKDLSNIDREKTAVLGQVHMGYFQNLMNFMGFEEGLCAMYEEPEECMALLEYLSDFYTQVSEKMVEFYHPDLMYCWDDTATARNPFISVSMFREMIKPWYVRELKTANEQNIPVTMHNCGRCEDMIEDWFDFGVRVWEPAQVVNNLMAIKKKYGRRLVLNGCWDSQGVVGRPDASEELIREEVRKCINTYAPDGGFVFWASVYGDPEDTDVQNAKRWVADEYEQYGRNFYKTH, from the coding sequence ATGTTAACTGAGAAAGAAAACTATATGATGGCGGTAAACGGAGAGATTCCGGAATGGATTCCGAGGCACAGAGTGCCCGGGCCGGGAGGGAGGCCCCCGGCAACAACCGTGCTCACTCCATCCATATTGAAAGAGAAACGGACCTTTGAAGGAGGGTTTGATGTATGGGGAGTGGAATATGTAACTACGAGGGAGACAGGCTGGATGGCGCTGCCAAAACCGAACCAGTTTATATTGAAGGACATCCGCCGATGGCGGGAGGTCATTAAAGCCCCGGACCTGTCTGGGGTCGACTGGGAGGCAATGGCTAAGAAGGATCTGTCCAATATTGACAGAGAAAAAACTGCCGTGCTGGGGCAAGTACATATGGGATATTTCCAGAACCTGATGAATTTCATGGGATTCGAAGAGGGGTTGTGCGCGATGTATGAAGAGCCGGAGGAGTGTATGGCACTACTGGAATATCTCTCTGATTTTTACACGCAGGTATCGGAAAAGATGGTAGAATTCTACCATCCAGACCTGATGTATTGTTGGGACGATACAGCGACAGCCAGAAATCCGTTTATTTCGGTCAGCATGTTTCGGGAGATGATCAAACCCTGGTATGTGCGGGAGCTGAAAACTGCCAATGAACAGAATATACCTGTCACGATGCATAATTGCGGAAGGTGTGAGGATATGATTGAGGACTGGTTCGACTTCGGTGTGAGGGTGTGGGAGCCGGCTCAGGTCGTGAATAATCTCATGGCGATCAAGAAAAAATACGGAAGGCGGCTGGTGCTGAATGGTTGTTGGGATTCCCAGGGGGTTGTGGGAAGGCCTGATGCTTCGGAAGAGTTGATCCGTGAAGAGGTGAGAAAGTGCATTAATACTTATGCTCCGGATGGAGGATTCGTATTCTGGGCCAGCGTCTATGGAGATCCTGAAGACACAGATGTACAGAACGCAAAACGCTGGGTAGCTGATGAATATGAACAGTATGGAAGAAATTTTTATAAAACACATTAA
- the dcuC gene encoding C4-dicarboxylate transporter DcuC: protein MDVLLTVAVIVLLAVIVMKKNYPVISLMGIGIAVLLLYSMITGQSVMGDASAGNRFVDVFEFVKDKFLSTFTTHGLVLMPVVGYAAYMNYIGASKLLALQAIRPFRKVKSPYFLILIVVILGGIMRLAIPSQTGLIALLMVTVYPVLLGAGMSKVAAASTCVVASAFDWGPACPTTAMVIQLSETNLDQSELFVNYQLGIFFAGLAVTAVLAFIVNQVLDKKDKFVLGSDAEEVKEEEVKGLPAFYCVLPMLPLIIMIICSKAVLGNVVVTAFGASVMSLFVTLICEFIRHRSVKPALDGTKEMFKGMGNCFCDMITLIAAATVFAGGVQKIGGFQTISGWLVHMQMPGIIMILAICAMAIIMTICIASNVPSSTTFSPFVKSIAQAGGLENQSVLLPLELASGLSRSFSPISAANVFTSKYVNIPALQLIKRNAVPLLGGLLTVIIISVTVI, encoded by the coding sequence ATGGATGTATTATTAACGGTTGCGGTTATCGTTCTTCTGGCAGTGATTGTCATGAAGAAAAACTATCCCGTTATCTCGTTGATGGGCATAGGCATTGCAGTGCTTCTGCTGTACAGCATGATCACGGGACAGAGCGTGATGGGGGACGCCAGCGCGGGAAATCGGTTTGTGGATGTATTTGAGTTTGTGAAAGACAAGTTTCTGAGCACTTTTACGACCCATGGGCTGGTGCTAATGCCGGTGGTTGGGTATGCAGCGTATATGAATTATATCGGCGCCTCCAAGCTGCTGGCGCTGCAGGCAATCCGACCGTTTCGGAAGGTAAAATCACCGTATTTCCTGATCCTGATCGTGGTGATCCTGGGGGGCATCATGCGCCTGGCAATCCCATCCCAGACCGGCCTGATTGCACTTCTGATGGTGACAGTTTACCCAGTGCTGTTGGGAGCGGGTATGAGCAAGGTGGCTGCCGCTTCCACCTGTGTGGTGGCCAGCGCCTTTGACTGGGGCCCCGCCTGCCCAACTACTGCTATGGTGATTCAGCTGTCGGAAACAAATCTGGATCAGTCTGAGTTGTTCGTCAATTATCAGCTGGGTATCTTTTTCGCGGGTTTGGCTGTAACTGCAGTTCTGGCATTCATTGTAAACCAGGTCTTAGATAAAAAGGATAAATTTGTGCTGGGCAGTGACGCGGAGGAGGTAAAGGAAGAAGAGGTAAAAGGCCTTCCGGCATTTTACTGCGTGCTTCCGATGCTGCCCCTGATCATCATGATTATCTGCAGTAAAGCAGTATTAGGAAATGTGGTCGTGACTGCCTTTGGGGCATCGGTCATGTCCCTTTTCGTGACGCTGATCTGTGAATTTATCCGCCACCGGAGTGTGAAGCCGGCTCTAGACGGGACAAAAGAGATGTTTAAGGGGATGGGGAACTGTTTTTGTGACATGATTACACTGATCGCCGCCGCCACGGTATTCGCGGGCGGAGTTCAGAAGATCGGAGGGTTTCAGACGATCTCCGGCTGGTTGGTGCATATGCAGATGCCTGGTATCATCATGATTCTTGCGATCTGCGCAATGGCAATTATCATGACGATCTGCATCGCCAGCAATGTGCCCAGTTCCACGACATTTTCACCTTTCGTTAAAAGTATTGCTCAGGCAGGCGGACTGGAAAACCAGAGCGTGCTGCTGCCTTTGGAGCTGGCCAGTGGTCTTTCAAGATCTTTTTCACCGATATCAGCGGCCAATGTATTTACGTCAAAATATGTGAATATACCGGCTCTGCAGTTAATTAAAAGAAACGCGGTACCCCTTCTGGGAGGACTTCTTACAGTAATTATTATCAGTGTGACAGTCATCTAG
- the buk gene encoding butyrate kinase, which translates to MGYKLLIINPGSTSTKIGIFDDETLLFEETLRHPTEEIAKYNLIVDQKDFRKQLILDFLTSKNFDIKELSAVIGRGGLLKPIPGGTYATSDALLEDLRIGRQGQHASNLGGLLAREIADPLGIPSFIVDPVVVDELAPVARYSGLPQIPRISIFHALNQKAVAKRYAKEQGVPYDSLNLIVAHMGGGVSVGAHQNGKVIDVNNTLDGDGPFSPERAGSLPTGGLVKLCFSGQYSQAEIAKLLNGKGGLNAYLGTNDMRQVTKMAFEDGNQEAEHVFHAFTYQVSKEIGSMAAVLSGKVDQIILTGGIAYGEKVVEEIKARVGFISGITVYAGEDELLALAQGGLRVLKGEEKALEY; encoded by the coding sequence ATGGGATATAAATTATTGATCATCAATCCAGGCTCTACTTCTACAAAAATCGGCATTTTTGATGACGAAACTCTTCTTTTTGAAGAAACGCTGCGCCATCCCACAGAAGAGATTGCGAAATATAACCTGATCGTGGATCAGAAGGACTTCCGGAAACAGTTGATTCTGGATTTCCTCACCAGCAAAAATTTTGATATCAAGGAACTCTCCGCAGTCATCGGACGGGGCGGATTGTTAAAACCGATTCCAGGCGGCACCTATGCCACCAGCGACGCACTTCTGGAGGATCTCCGGATCGGACGCCAGGGACAGCACGCTTCCAATCTGGGCGGCCTGCTCGCGCGAGAGATCGCCGATCCTCTGGGCATCCCCTCTTTCATCGTCGATCCGGTGGTAGTGGATGAGCTCGCACCGGTCGCACGCTATTCCGGGCTGCCTCAGATTCCGCGGATCAGCATTTTCCACGCGCTGAACCAAAAAGCAGTTGCAAAACGGTATGCAAAAGAACAGGGAGTTCCTTACGACTCTCTGAATCTGATTGTCGCTCATATGGGCGGCGGCGTATCTGTCGGTGCCCATCAGAACGGCAAGGTGATCGACGTGAACAACACCTTGGACGGAGACGGCCCCTTCTCACCTGAGCGGGCGGGTTCCTTGCCTACCGGAGGCCTTGTGAAGCTCTGCTTCTCCGGCCAGTACAGCCAGGCTGAGATCGCCAAGCTGCTGAATGGCAAGGGTGGCCTGAACGCATATCTGGGAACTAATGACATGCGCCAGGTGACAAAGATGGCCTTTGAAGACGGCAATCAGGAGGCTGAACATGTGTTCCACGCATTTACCTATCAGGTTTCCAAGGAAATCGGCTCCATGGCTGCTGTCCTGAGCGGAAAAGTGGATCAGATCATCCTGACCGGCGGAATCGCCTATGGCGAAAAAGTGGTCGAGGAAATCAAGGCGCGTGTCGGCTTTATCAGCGGCATCACCGTATATGCCGGCGAGGACGAGCTTCTGGCTCTGGCACAGGGCGGCCTCCGTGTGTTAAAGGGTGAAGAAAAGGCTCTGGAATATTAA